A part of Plasmodium sp. gorilla clade G2 genome assembly, chromosome: 8 genomic DNA contains:
- a CDS encoding 60S ribosomal protein L22, putative: MVAKKDTTKVSKKLKKKVVKKTKIVKGLKKQKMNKSTKGIKYVLDCTKPVKDTILDISGLEQFFKDKIKVDKKTNNLKNKVVVTSDEYKIYITVHIPFSKRYIKYLAKKYIKMHQIRDFLRVIAKGKLAYEFKYFQLNN; the protein is encoded by the exons atggtGGCTAAAAAAGATACTACAAAAGTTTCAAAGAAACTTAAGAAGAAAGTTgtaaagaaaacaaaaattgTTAAGGGAttgaaaaaacaaaagatgAATAAAAGTACTAAAGGAATTAAATATGTTTTGGATTGTACCAAACCAGTCAAAGATACAATTTTAGATATAAGTGGATtg gaACAATTTTTCAAGGATAAAATTAAAGTTGACAAGAAAACAAATAACTTGAAAAATAAAGTTGTAGTAACATctgatgaatataaaatcTATATTACCGTCCACATACCCTTTTCTAAAAGATACATAAag tATCTTgcaaagaaatatattaagatGCATCAAATACGTGACTTCTTAAGAGTCATAGCTAAAGGAAAGTTAGCCTAcgaatttaaatattttcaattaaataattaa
- a CDS encoding protein transport protein SEC61 subunit beta — protein MNAAPVIVGGMRTPARRRQSNASASGNNSKQRRNSNGNSNSIVKFYGDDSPGFKLTPQTVLISTLIFMATVVILHIISKI, from the exons ATGAATGCCGCACCAGTAATAGTTGGTGGTATGAGAACACCAGCaag ACGAAGACAAAGTAACGCCTCTGCGAGTGGCAACAATTCAAAACAAAGAAGAAACAGTAATGGAAATTCGAACAGTATTGTAAAATTTTATGGTGATGATTCTCCTGGATTTAaatt aACTCCACAAACTGTCCTCATTTCTACATTAATATTTATGGCAACTGTAGTTATTTTACATATCATAAGTAAAATATaa
- a CDS encoding mitochondrial ribosomal protein L4 precursor, putative, with the protein MLFVIQNIHLTNKLKKNISFICHVALFQTRKLKTSSLRKKEIWKNNMHTKNDVKKIMTCSGDLIEKKKKNYEWEIERKEEVHEKECEENNIEVMNTEGTCKNNKDNDIKINENNKINVDDDISVCDEYKFLFERPKHFAYIDDEPIIRRPGCIIDIKTLLRNNWSFPAVGFNSKLEIPIYKFEADEKDDNIKYISVPNDIFGLPIRSDILHKCYYFYRTALAGYTERMQLYKWEWPGSTKKYRSQKKSGKARMNWRKTCGRYLGVKNHPIRPFDQKTNINRKFLWKGMKILLSAKFAQDQIKVVDNFLIKSHKTKYTVKYLRNILGKNCNSALLVHEGKTDVNDNFLWACANIASVKRENVEGVNIYNLLKYRYVVFTYKALKNIIYELKIYPYKMKWLPTYATPDNIQAPIPEKVKNWNFLWLEKKKRNNFSKFDKEALKKRIQEWKWSSDIKGALKVKKHDPYKNFILTKFQCNDSVPEYIKYEYLFNVDDEAHEDNDYEEHFHMLDEILNDDEELTDISSLSSLRGGNKNEEKKKKKKKNIHIYIYIYIYICVCVYLFVHILYHIFCIRQCCIFFFYFIRFKKG; encoded by the coding sequence ATGCTTTTTGttattcaaaatatacatttaacaaataaactgaaaaagaatatttcatttatttgtcATGTTGCTTTATTTCAAACACGAAAATTGAAAACTTCTTCTTTaaggaaaaaagaaatatggaaaaataatatgcaCACAAAAAATGatgtgaaaaaaattatgaccTGTTCAGGTGATttgatagaaaaaaaaaaaaaaaattatgaatggGAAATTGAAAGAAAAGAAGAAGTACATGAAAAAGAGTGTGAAGAAAATAACATTGAAGTTATGAATACAGAAGGAACATGtaagaataataaagataatgatattaaaattaatgagaataataaaataaatgtggATGATGATATATCAGTATgtgatgaatataaatttctttttgAACGACCAAAACATTTTGCATATATTGATGATGAGCCAATTATAAGAAGACCAGGATGTATTAttgatataaaaacattattaAGAAATAATTGGAGTTTTCCTGCTGTTGGTTTTAATAGTAAATTAGAAATTCCGATATATAAATTTGAAGCAGATGaaaaagatgataatataaaatatataagtgtTCCGAATGATATTTTTGGATTACCAATAAGGTCAGATATATTACATAagtgttattatttttataggaCTGCATTAGCTGGATATACTGAAAGAAtgcaattatataaatgggAATGGCCAGGTAGtactaaaaaatatagaagtcaaaaaaaaagtggTAAAGCAAGAATGAACTGGAGGAAAACATGTGGTAGATATTTAGGTGTGAAAAATCATCCTATAAGACCTTTTGATCAAAAAACTAATATAAATAGGAAATTTTTATGGAAAggtatgaaaatattattatcagcAAAATTTGCTCAAGATCAAATAAAAGTAgttgataattttttaattaaatctCATAAAACCAAATATActgtaaaatatttaagaaatattttagGAAAGAATTGTAATAGTGCTTTATTAGTTCATGAGGGAAAAACAGATgtaaatgataattttttatggGCATGTGCTAATATAGCAAGTGTAAAAAGAGAAAATGTCGAAGGagttaatatttataatttattaaaatatagatatgttgtttttacatataaagctttaaaaaatattatatacgaATTAAAAATCTATccatataaaatgaaatggCTACCTACTTATGCAACACCTGATAATATCCAAGCACCAATACCAGAAAAAGTTAAAAACTGGAATTTTTTATGgctagaaaaaaaaaaaagaaacaatttTTCTAAATTTGATAAAGAggcattaaaaaaaagaattcaaGAATGGAAATGGTCAAGTGACATAAAAGGAGCTTTAAAAGTGAAAAAGCATGAtccatataaaaattttatactcACAAAATTTCAGTGTAATGATTCAGTTccagaatatataaaatatgaatatttatttaatgtgGATGATGAAGCTCATGAGGATAACGATTATGAGGAACACTTTCACATGCTCGATGAAATATTGAATGATGACGAGGAATTGACCGACATATCAAGTTTGTCTTCTTTACGAGGAGGTaacaaaaatgaagaaaaaaaaaaaaaaaaaaaaaaaaatatacatatatatatatatatatatatatatatatgtgtgtgtgtgtatttgtttgtacatattttataccACATATTTTGTATTCGTCAATgttgcattttttttttctattttatcaGGTTTAAGAAAGGGTGA
- a CDS encoding mediator of RNA polymerase II transcription subunit 7, putative, with the protein MADENYVSGYPPPPYYFKEYQSMDIKKLMEISNFKSTDEESFLEHLRKSYETIYDVNRNTYIKDIKSLSNIKNCEFIMGRPPPLPLRDSYNVFGMEYKVERNIEELDSDEILYDEKKNLKEEFIRIYKIYKETFFLLFDDIVNNRKDDKSKIKQLTKIHVNLFHILAKLRHYQTINNIVNVLKIQLKKRQIAIDKMKISLLNVYQYINFVQTNCVNKNMITNEENDEQKKLK; encoded by the coding sequence ATGGCAGATGAAAATTACGTTTCTGGGTATCCCCCCCCTCCTTACTACTTTAAAGAATATCAAAGTATGGATATTAAAAAACTTATGGAAATAAGTAATTTTAAATCAACTGATGAAGAATCCTTTTTGGAGCACTTGAGAAAATCCTATGAGACTATATATGATGTTAAtagaaatacatatataaaagatattaaaagtttaagtaatataaaaaattgtgAATTTATAATGGGTAGACCCCCACCATTACCATTAAGAGATAGCTATAATGTGTTTGGTATGGAATATAAAGTAGAAAGAAATATTGAAGAATTAGATTCtgatgaaatattatatgatgaaaaaaaaaacttaaaagaagaatttattagaatatataaaatatataaagaaaccttttttcttttatttgatGATATTGTTAACAATAGAAAAGATGataaatcaaaaataaaacaacTAACCAAAATACATGTTAATTTATTCCATATATTAGCAAAATTAAGACACTATCAaacaattaataatattgttaatGTTCTTAAAATACAACTTAAAAAAAGACAAATAGCTAttgataaaatgaaaataagtCTACTCAAtgtatatcaatatattaattttgtaCAAACCAATtgtgtaaataaaaatatgattacAAATGAAGAGAATGacgaacaaaaaaaattaaaataa